In a single window of the Bacillus clarus genome:
- a CDS encoding ABC transporter permease has product MSRLKELLPALTLSGILLALWEVGARIVDEMYILPSPSAIVMKIWALKDILFTVHLPATLYVVLIGVVISIVLGVGLAMLMNASTWMERAFYPLLVASQTIPITALAPLFVLWFGYTIWSKVVVTVLITFFPIAVNTYDGLRSTKKEWEELLVTYGATKKDVFLKLKLPSALPYFFSALKIAVPLSVIGAAIGEWLGAQAGLGYFSKRMMTQLDGAGVFAPIVLLSLLAIFFVILISILEKKFISWRKHS; this is encoded by the coding sequence ATGAGTCGTTTGAAGGAGCTATTACCTGCCCTCACATTAAGTGGAATTTTACTTGCTCTGTGGGAAGTAGGAGCAAGAATTGTAGATGAGATGTACATTTTGCCATCACCTTCTGCAATTGTAATGAAGATATGGGCACTGAAAGATATATTATTCACGGTTCATTTACCAGCAACGTTGTACGTCGTTTTAATAGGCGTTGTTATTTCTATCGTGCTGGGTGTAGGGCTAGCAATGTTAATGAATGCGAGTACGTGGATGGAAAGAGCATTTTATCCATTATTAGTTGCTTCACAAACAATTCCGATTACAGCACTTGCACCGCTATTTGTTTTATGGTTTGGATATACCATTTGGAGTAAAGTTGTTGTTACAGTTTTAATTACGTTTTTCCCAATTGCGGTCAATACGTATGATGGACTCCGCAGTACGAAAAAAGAATGGGAAGAGCTCTTAGTTACGTATGGTGCAACGAAAAAAGATGTTTTTCTTAAGTTAAAGTTGCCATCTGCTCTTCCTTACTTTTTCTCAGCATTAAAAATTGCAGTTCCACTTAGTGTAATTGGAGCAGCAATTGGTGAATGGCTCGGTGCACAAGCTGGACTTGGTTACTTCAGTAAAAGGATGATGACACAGCTGGACGGTGCAGGTGTATTTGCACCAATTGTATTGTTATCATTATTAGCTATTTTCTTCGTTATCCTTATTTCTATATTAGAGAAGAAATTCATTAGTTGGAGGAAACATTCATGA
- a CDS encoding ABC transporter substrate-binding protein, protein MKLLKRIFVFTLLVAMIAGCSSNSASDKKKTEKEITVMLDWYPNAVHSFIYAAIEKGYFKEEGIKVNIKFPSNPTDPLTLAAAGKVTVGLYYQPDVVIAKANEQIPVKSIGAVVRSPLNHVVSLKSAGIQSPKDLEGKTVGYSGTPLSEAYLKTMVKEAGGNPDTVKVVDVGFDLVPALITKKVDAVTGAYINHEVPVMRHQGHEPAYFNPADYGVPNYHELVFVTGDKTLKKDKEALQAFLRGAKKGYDFMKKNPDEALNILLDHQEKENFPLIPEVEKESMKILLGKMETKDEPFLSDSKESWEKQNKWLKEKGMTKESVPADELFENILK, encoded by the coding sequence ATGAAATTATTAAAACGCATCTTTGTGTTTACATTATTAGTTGCAATGATTGCAGGGTGTTCGAGTAATTCAGCATCAGACAAGAAAAAAACAGAGAAAGAAATAACGGTCATGCTTGATTGGTATCCAAATGCGGTGCATAGCTTTATTTATGCAGCGATTGAAAAAGGATACTTCAAAGAAGAAGGAATAAAAGTGAATATTAAATTCCCTTCTAATCCGACCGATCCATTAACGTTAGCAGCGGCAGGAAAAGTAACTGTTGGTTTATATTATCAACCAGATGTTGTTATCGCAAAAGCAAATGAACAAATTCCAGTGAAGTCAATTGGAGCTGTTGTACGTTCACCATTAAATCATGTTGTATCGTTAAAATCAGCTGGTATTCAGTCGCCGAAAGATTTAGAAGGAAAAACGGTTGGATATTCTGGAACGCCTTTAAGTGAAGCCTATTTAAAAACGATGGTAAAAGAAGCTGGTGGTAATCCAGATACAGTGAAAGTAGTCGATGTTGGATTTGATTTAGTACCAGCGTTAATTACGAAAAAAGTGGATGCTGTAACAGGTGCATACATCAACCATGAGGTTCCTGTTATGCGTCATCAAGGTCATGAACCAGCGTACTTTAATCCAGCTGACTACGGTGTGCCGAATTATCATGAGCTTGTTTTTGTAACAGGTGATAAAACATTGAAAAAGGATAAAGAAGCATTGCAAGCCTTTTTACGTGGTGCGAAAAAAGGATATGATTTCATGAAGAAAAATCCGGATGAAGCACTGAATATTTTATTAGATCATCAAGAGAAAGAGAACTTTCCACTTATTCCAGAAGTTGAAAAAGAAAGTATGAAAATTTTATTAGGAAAAATGGAGACGAAAGATGAACCATTCTTATCAGATTCAAAAGAATCATGGGAGAAACAAAATAAATGGTTGAAAGAAAAAGGGATGACGAAAGAAAGTGTTCCTGCCGATGAATTATTCGAAAACATTTTAAAGTAG
- the tenA gene encoding thiaminase II, with protein sequence MKFCERLFETVQPVWEKSHNHPFVVGMGDGTLEKDKFQYYIIQDYLYLLDYAKLYAIGVVKATNPQVMAKFAEQIDGILNGEMTIHKQYAKRLGISVEEMESAKPSAKNLAYTNYMMSVSQNGTLAELIAALLPCMWSYWEIGKRLNDIPGARDHEFFGEWIQGYSSEEYGNLCIWLIDVLNEMAVGKSEKELDRLEEIFLYSSRFEYLFWDMAYRKEMWGFEEQEHTTVS encoded by the coding sequence ATGAAATTTTGTGAAAGATTATTTGAGACGGTGCAGCCTGTATGGGAGAAAAGTCATAATCATCCGTTTGTAGTAGGTATGGGGGATGGAACGTTAGAAAAAGATAAATTCCAGTATTATATTATTCAAGATTATTTATATTTGTTGGATTATGCAAAACTATATGCAATTGGTGTTGTAAAGGCAACGAATCCACAAGTTATGGCAAAATTTGCAGAGCAAATAGATGGTATTTTAAATGGTGAAATGACGATTCATAAACAATATGCAAAAAGACTTGGTATTTCTGTAGAGGAGATGGAATCTGCAAAACCATCTGCTAAAAATTTAGCTTATACAAATTACATGATGTCTGTATCTCAAAATGGCACACTTGCAGAATTAATAGCAGCTTTACTTCCATGTATGTGGAGCTATTGGGAGATTGGAAAGCGTTTAAATGATATTCCTGGAGCAAGAGATCATGAGTTTTTTGGGGAATGGATTCAAGGATATAGTTCTGAAGAATACGGTAACCTTTGTATTTGGTTAATAGATGTATTAAATGAAATGGCAGTTGGAAAGTCAGAGAAAGAACTAGATCGATTAGAGGAGATTTTCTTATATTCCAGCCGATTTGAATATTTATTCTGGGATATGGCCTATCGTAAGGAGATGTGGGGTTTTGAGGAGCAAGAACATACTACAGTTTCGTAA
- a CDS encoding ABC transporter ATP-binding protein, whose product MRSKNILQFRNVSFHYDEKPIIEGLDANIQEKEFVSIIGPSGCGKSTLFRLITGLEEASTGHIELIETKSHPVGYMPQKDMLLPWRTIIENAALPLECQGVQKKEAQVKAKELLHKFGLQGYEKKYPKDLSGGMRQRVSFIRTLLTGGEILLLDEPFSALDALTKASLQEWLFEQWKEWKKTILFITHDVEEALFLSNRIFVVEEQPIATLTERIVPLDRNRTRKDLYKPEVLALKEELLSMLQRQVLV is encoded by the coding sequence TTGAGGAGCAAGAACATACTACAGTTTCGTAATGTTTCCTTTCATTATGATGAGAAACCAATCATAGAGGGACTAGATGCCAATATACAAGAAAAAGAGTTTGTGAGCATTATTGGACCGAGTGGCTGTGGGAAAAGTACTTTATTTCGCCTTATTACAGGTTTAGAAGAGGCGAGCACTGGACATATAGAGCTCATAGAAACAAAGAGTCATCCTGTAGGGTATATGCCTCAAAAAGATATGCTCCTGCCGTGGAGAACAATTATTGAGAATGCAGCTTTACCGTTAGAGTGCCAAGGTGTGCAGAAGAAAGAAGCACAAGTCAAGGCAAAGGAACTGTTACATAAATTTGGTTTACAAGGGTACGAGAAAAAATATCCGAAAGATTTATCTGGTGGTATGAGACAACGCGTATCTTTTATCCGAACTTTATTAACAGGCGGAGAGATATTATTGTTAGATGAACCGTTTAGCGCATTAGATGCCTTAACGAAGGCATCTTTGCAGGAATGGTTGTTTGAACAATGGAAAGAGTGGAAAAAAACAATCTTATTTATTACACATGATGTTGAAGAAGCTCTTTTTCTTTCTAATCGTATTTTTGTTGTAGAAGAGCAACCGATAGCAACTTTAACTGAGCGAATTGTACCGCTGGATCGTAACCGAACAAGAAAAGATTTATATAAGCCTGAAGTGTTAGCGCTTAAAGAAGAGCTCCTTAGTATGTTACAAAGGCAGGTACTCGTATGA